aaacaaaaatttcaggagaaaccatcaaataaatattttggcagacttttgTGAATGATCAGAGaccaaaactaaaaagaaaaacaaatggcattgtaattgagGGTTGTATAGACACAAGGGAGGATGTAACAATGGTTGtaccagaatcttggcatccaaattggtctCTTCAGGAAGTAAATGTTCAACTTTTAGGGATTAGAACTTTTTCTCTGGTGAAGGGGGAGCataagatgggttgaatgtatagggctggaaaaagagagagaaaattaaagccatatgtggctaacatagcaatgaatttatgggtaCATGAATGGCTACAACAGAGGAAAACCTCCAATCTCAGAAAGAAACCATAAACTGGCatatgtttctgagaaaaatattaaaaggtattataaagaacagtcccTGACCATTCAGGTTATACAAAAGCAGGGCATAACAGCTGCTGatcttttaaaatggttaactgacaaATCTGCCTGGGTGGAACAATGCCCTTTGACATCAGGAAATTCACAGGCCTTAGAACAGCTGGTCCAGGAGCAGGTAAATGCTCAACATATCAAAGAATTGACCACTCCTTGGAATTTACCTGTAtttgttcttaaaaagaaatctggaaaatggagaatggtaacagatctaagagccattactaaggtgattcagccaatgggctctttACAGCCTGTAATTCCTCTGCCCTCTCGATTACATTAAAGATGGTCCattataattattgatttaaaagactgctGTTTGTTCATTGTTTACAAGAAAAgggtagagaaaaatttgccttcacaatgccttcttataataattctcaggcTGATAAGAGATATCAATGAAAACTTTTCCCACAAGGGAAGTTACACAGCCCCACCCAGTGCCAATATTTAGTATGACAGCCATTGGAAATGATTTGTGTACAGTTTCCTCAGTCTGTAATTACCCATTATGTGGATGATATCTTGCTggctgattcaaatgtagatactttaaaaaagaagattgaggaagtaaagaaaattttgccttgtttgGAATTATAAATTGctcttgaaaaaaatacaaagtgaaGATTGTATTAATTACCTAAGATATATGATACGTTTACCAAAAAAATCAACCTCAAAAGATACAAATCAAGAAAAATCAATTGCAGCCTGTTAAATACTTTCAGGAATGTCTGGGAGACATCAACTGACTACAGCTCACAGTTGGATTAACAACTCAAGAAGTGAGGGACTTATTTCAAACTTAAATGGTGACAAGGTcttaaatagtccaagaaaattTTCAGCTAAAGCTGAGGGAGAATTGGCTTTTGTAGAAAAGAAATTGCAGGATGCACATGCGGATTGTTTAGACCAGAGCTTGATCCCTTTCTGGTTATTTTACCTTCTACACACTCCCTacaagaattttaatgcagagagaagatacTATCTTAGAATTTTATCTTTACCACACaaacagagttaaaaaaaatttaaaacatatcaACAAATATACGTTAAACAAGAGAATTCAGTTTAAAAAGAGAACTAACTGATGCCTTCCTCACATTGTACAGGGAACACCAATTTCTGGAGGCCCTATATTCTATACTGATTCaaacaaatcaggaaaggcaggttataaaacaggaaattttaaTAAAGTCACTCAAAGGCTTTATGATTctgttcaaaagtcagaattatatgttattctcatGGTAGTATTAGATTTTCCATAATATAGTTACTGACTTTCAATATGCAgagagttgttttacatattaaaaCAGCCGAATTTATTCCAGTTGTTTCAGAATTGACCTTGTTATCTATTCAGTTACAACAACTAATCAGAATTAGAAATCATCCCTGATATATAACATGTATTAGATCCCATAGAGGTCTGCCAGGCCCTCTAACACAAGGTAATGCTGAAACTGATAGACTGTTGGTAGTAAATGTGCCAgcagcctcagaatttcatttaaaacacCATGTCACTAGCGAGGGATTGAAAAAAGAATTTTCCATGACTTGCCTACAAGCCAAGGAAATGATAAGAAAGTGTCCTGCTTGTTGCTTGTATAACCAAACTCCACCCGcagaagtaacccaaagggtactcaaagaaatgaaatttggcaaatggatgtCTTTCATTTTGccaaatttgaaaaattaaaatatgtatctcCCACCATTGGTACATAtttaggattttgatgggcaactgctttcatttctgaaaaggctgattctgcAATCACAGATTCATTAGAAGTTTTGGACATCATGGGCATACCTGTAAAAATCAAGACTGACAATGCTTCAGCATATATCTCTagtaaaaatgaaagtttttttacatattacaacataaagcatattacaggtataccacacaatcctacaagACAAGCAGGTATAGAAAGATTAAGCTGAACTCTAAAAATATGCTTTATAAATAGAAAGGGATGATAAAGACCCCCAAGAAATagattttataatgttttattagttttaaattttctaaatgctaatgagaaagaaaggacATCTATAAAGAAATGttagataatagaaaaaactactgaattaaatcagcctatATACTTTGATGATGTGTTGACCTCaaaatggaaaccaggatatgtgttacattaggaaagaggttttgcttttgtttccatgggagaAGAAATGCTGGGGATTCCCTCAAAATTGATAAACATGAGATTTGAACAAGAGGGACCTTTGATTAGAAGAGTTCATCAACCAGTGTGACCATTCAATTTAAACTAACTTATTAGACTAAATACATACTTTTTATTTGATCAgctataacttgccaaaagggaAATTCCCCATAGTTAGGGTTGGAGCagggatttggttttgtttgtaatGGAGAATAAAGGCGTCCAATTagggaatctgaagaccactggacaaatgacaCATTCAAAgtaaaaggacaaatcatccagagaaaatgtcccaagacAAAGACTAAATTGGCCTATATGTGTATCACATTCCCAACAAGATAGCATTTCATAAATcatcccaaatgtttgtttctgctgttctctacagacatatataaatggtctttttgtaCTTCTACTCCAATTAAAAATTAAGCCTGGCTTTGGAATGGGTGAGTGGGTCTCTCCTTCTGTAAACGCAAGCGTGCTTGTTAAAGGACAATCCAAAATCTCTGCTTCATGTCAGAAGATTTGCCTgatatgaaacagaagaaaagccaAAACTAAGGAACTGTTCTTTGCCACTattctcataatcctttggtttatttttactctttaacatgtttcttaaagtataaatattaCCTCAAAATGTATAAAGTTCAATATCTGTATTTTTCACTTTGTCATGATATCAGTGGTCTTCTAgaatactaattctagaaaaaggtttcctctagcttcctgtacatgatttcaggtttgagtctctatcaggtaGCTAAGAATTAAGTTTTTACACTCTGGATGTACATAACAAATTATGGTTCTTTAACCTCTAGGAGATCGGCTGCATGTGACACTAGAATGTTTGAGTTCTGCAGTCACCCATGACCATGCCCGCCAGTGACATtcgaagtctccaaaaggagggtGGGCCCCACAATGACAATTCTGCCTGGATTATCATAATGCCCCTGAGCTGACAAACACCCAAGATCGGCTTACAACTCCAAACTGCTCAGGACCATTTCAAGGTGGCTAGTTGAGTTGGTCCAGCCttacagactactctagccaggacttgaaaTAAGCCCTGCATTTTCCCATTACAGGGAGACTGAACAACAAATGATAGAGCTAGCTCTCCCAAGACATGACAGTTATCCCAGTTTTTTGCAGGGTCCCCAAGAGATGCCATCAACCCCggacaacaggaagtaattttaagaacatgacacccacattcctAAGAAGTGCAGTGGTTGTGTTTTGGTTGTTCTGCAGGTTATGGATATTTTTCATCATTTAGAGGGATCAGTTACAAGTCATTATtcgtaatggtcaggaaaaatgctgaacaaaggagattagattcagggatctcattctaaaaagaaaaaggtgggatgtagaaataagataaaaggacagattattaaatctacttttaaaccaaaaattgTAACTACTACTTTTAAATAGTTTATATTTGGtttgaatttttatgtatttgaattcatttttgtaaaatttgagtttattttctaatactgtatatatgtttctactcttaagatatttttatattaatacaaatttaaggttatttttgttagaacatactgtatatGGTTTTCTACTGTTGTTCAATAATTGTACCTATATAGCTCATTTTACCATGtaattttctatttcttaaaagttattattacaagctatttaggataatataAAAATGCACGTTAATAGTCAGTCACCTATTACattcaaatttgtagtcatgttaggtatgttatCAAGgtcaaatgatttattttagatagataggccATCTTCAACACTTATagatctacagaatatagcatttaagatgttttaattacataaagtttttttttaagacaatgaaACATGTTTctgctggcagcaccaatctacttcagagaagatggtTAGCAACAAAGACACTCCATATGGTGTTTACTTTTTTGTGGCAAAGCTAGCCGCTGGGCAAGATACTGCCCtttcctcaactgctgacagtatactgtccaaaTGAACAAgcaggaacaaaagaaaatgacagctgCACTTTGCCAAGATGAGGTGGGgcagtccttcaaaaatcctgctttacagagaagtctgtcagatatgctagacCCGTAGGCAAGAGTTGGAAGCACCAAGGTTGCAGAGAAACCTTGGaggactgtccaggcagccagctatttctgtcatttcttagtttgGGAAGTTCTTTGCTCTtcccttcctgtttactcaagtaatttATATCTTTCTCAGGTCTCTCAGGGAGTTGAAGCCTACACAGTTATTGTTAAACTTTTCATTGTTACCAAACTCAGAAAAAATTCTCACGAGAAATGTGTAAAATGTGTGAAGTTCAGAACATAAATTGATAGTTTTAGATTGGtgatacaagttatgatagaaagtataTTAGGTACAATACTTTGGACTTACCAAggtaggatagataatggagtgttttctctgaatttgtcaaatgctaatggactagacattgttaatATAATTACTTCCGTGtatatttctttattgttattgtaCTAACAGCATATactttttatatgttacttaagACTTTTGATTTTTACTTAGACAAAATGGAGTaaatgttgtgtgatattttgtttgtgttatgacaaataaagcttgcttggagtcagaggttGGAACTActcactagttaaccatagaagtctggaggtctgtacagaaaggaaatgggaagtgagcaggtggggcagagacaggatctcagcctTTTTGGTTGCAGGAATGGAAGACGTAGGAAGTCACTGGTGCTGttcctttgcttctctggtctttcaggTTTTTACTGTGACATCTGACTTGtggtttttattgataagatttTTCTGGTTTCAAGTGGAGACTGAGGaggcatattttcaaagaggatCAAAAGTCAAGGTTACCACAACTGATACAGTCCTCCAGAAATCCTAACCTTGTGGGATATGTGGCCTGGTCACAAAACATCTTGTTCTGCAGTCTGAACAGCAGGGTTACATTCCCCACACAAACTGCATACATGTGGACATGTGGAAGACAATTCTCCTTCAGTGTAAACACTTCCAACCccaacacagtggaaggaaagatctCGGGGACGACGAGAACAAGGATCCCTGAGTAAGAACCACACAGTCTCCAGTGCAGAAACCCCTTTGCTATGTGAAGACGGTAGAGAaaactcaggcctgctccagcatgAGACCAGAAGGAGTGTATCCATAAGCTCTGGATGCTGGGGGCCCCTCAGTGGAACTGGACATTGAAGCTGCAGTAAATGCGGGAAACATTCAGCCACAAAAATGCTTCCCGAGCACCAGAGTATCCAGACTGCAGAACAGCCCTATAAGTGCCCTGAATGTGAGACACATTCATCAGACGGTCCCATCGTGTCAGGGATAAGAAAGCTCACACTGGAGAAAGGCTCTCTGGGTGTCATGaatgtgggaaatccttcagccAATGATATTACCTTGTTCAGCATTAACAGTCCCACCCTGCGGACAGCCCATATTCCTGCAGCAGATGTGGAGAAGTCAGGATGAATCAGGTTATTCAGTGCTTAGAGAACCCTGGCTTGTACAACCTCATGTGTTATCCCTGGAGGATAGCAGGAAAGGAGTTAGCCCATTACAGTCTGCAACAAATAGGTCCATTCCCTGGGTTTGATTAACAAACATGGATGGCAGCAAATCCAAGAATATCAGCATCTAAGTGtgcttctggaatgttctgcTCACTGCAACTGTGAGAGGTGAGGGCGCACACACAGTCTCAGGCCTTCCctggttgtttcttttttgatacTCACAGCAGTGGCAGATGTTCATTGGTCCAGaacaaggagaaaggaaagaaatacaagtCTGTGTGTGACCTGGGACTCACAGCCAATCTTTGTTACTCATGATGTTCTGTGTCCTTCGAAGTAGgcctctctcccaaagaggttgAGACCAGTGTATATTTGCCAGAATTTCTGGATTTTTCAGTAAAGAGGAAATCTATATTTTTGTGCTTTTCACCAACCATTCCATTTGTACTGAACCATTCCTTTTATTAAAGCTCTATTGAGGGTGAATTGATGTGCCCTGTGCTGTGCGTAGTTAAAGTATAAAATATGGTAGGTTGTATGAACTCATCACTGTAGTCACGGTGTTGAGCATCTTCATCGCTCCTAATGTTCCTTCCTCCCACTTTATAgctcttgttttattattttaattaatttattaattttaagatatactagtgctctgtctgcatgtatacctgcataccagaagagggcatcagattccattaaAGATGGCTATGAGTCACCAAGTGGTTACTGGGAATCAGCCAGTGctcctatccactgagccatctctccagccccttctccccCTTTATAATCACTCCTCTCCTCATTGCCCATCCCAGTGTTCACTGATGGATTTTACTCGGGTGTCACTCCTCACCTACCTTTGTCTAAGacaggtttctgttgctgtctgGATTCCAGACAGACTTCTTTGTATTCACCTATCTCCTCTCATCTCTCAACaagagcactggaattacagatatatGCTGCCACGTCTGGCCTTAGATGGGTTCTGGGATTCGAACTCATGTCACCAGTAAAGCACAGAAGCACTTTACCCATTGAACCTTCTTCCCagaccttctctcttctccttagTTGAGCTTCTACTCTAATAGTTTTCCCCATTTGAATTTTTggtttattattaacttttgtttttatttttgaggcagggtttctctatgtagccctggctgtcctggaactttctatgtagatgaTGACCTTTCTTGCAGACCAGGAGAGTCTTCCCAGTCATCTTCTGAGTCACAGCACTGTTGTGGACTGACCTATAAGGAGCCAGCTGCCCTGTGATGAACCCAGAGGGAACATATGAGGTGAGGAGCTGTGCACCTCGTTTCTGTCCTGGCAGCCTGAGATGAAACCTGTGGCTGCTTCCATGCTCTTTGTCCTCAGACAGTTCCTGTCTTATAGACTCACAAAAGCTGCGCTGAGCCTTGGGTGGTGGGGgccaatgcttttaaccccagcacttgggaggcagagatgggtggatctctgtgagtttgcggccagcctggtctacatagaaacaAAAAAGGCTGCAATGGCTTTCCAATGATACCTAGTCAGTCAGTGGGAGTCGCCCTGCTCTGAGTGTCTACTCaaatcctttctctgtctcctagaTCTGAAGACATCACATGACATCAGTACAACACACAATCATGGGACCCGGAGCAGAGCTGCAGGTGTTTATTGAACCAGCTTAACAGACTGAGCAAGGAGGGGAAAGGTTTCGGGATTCCAGCTTCAGGATGGAAAGTGGACAGGGCAGCAAGGTGGCTCTCAGATCAGTCATCATTTTCCAACTAAGTTAAATTTGGAAAGGATTCCCTGAAATTTGTCGCTGATGTCTTGGATATAGTATTCTCTACATTCTGAGCTGAAGATGATGGCATCCTGGAAAACCCAAAGATAGAAAGGGGCAGAAGTGGTTAGAGGCAAACTGCAGAACCCCAGCAGAGCTCCCCAGTCACCCATGATGAGGCTGCTCCTCTGCACAGGGCTCCAGCAACAGCCTCTGCCCCAGGGAGCTGCAGTCCTCCACAGCTGTCGGGAGGACTCTGAAAAGCCACCCTAGCCAGGCAGGGATGAAGGGAGAAGGTCCCTAAGGCATGATGGGGGCTAGGTTGGAAAAGGGTCAAGATGACTGAGTTCTAGCTTGATAATATCTAATACCTGAGGACATCCGTCAGCACGTTGGCTGTATGGAGGGGTTAGAAATACGTCCCTGTGTGGATGTGCTGGAAGAAATTCCTTCTTGGAGAGTGCTGTGGTTTTGCAGGACCCAAAGTAAAAGTACTTTGgaaacagagagtgagagatgcAATATTCTAAACATGCATCTCTTTAATCCAGCTATGCTTAAATAAGAGACTAAGGGAGACCAGGAGTGGCTGGGGTGAGTAGCCACAAGCACTCTCTGGTGGGAATGGTGGCATCTAAGCCATTGAGGGAGGTTCTGGCTGTGGCTCTGAGGAAGCCAGTGGAAGGAGAGTTCCATCTGAGACAGGAGACTAGAATTAAGGGAGGCTCCAGAGAAGGTGACCCTGGCCAGTAGACAGAAGCTTCAGATATCTTACAGTAGAGGAGAGCTGAGGGTGCCCTCCCTGGGCAGAAGCCAACCAAGGACTCTCCTGTGTCCCTACCTGCCCTGCTGTGGTGAGAACCCGGTGGTCACCCATCATTGTGGAGCGCTCTGCAGGACCTTGCATAGACAGACTGGATGTGGACCAGCATGCTGCACGGACATGTGCTAGGGTGGGCAAGGGTTGAGTGCTCTGGTGTCCATTCCCTGACACACGTGACTGGCTGCCTGCATCATTTGAACAGAGCATTCTACCATATGGTGCAGGGAGATCAGGGTGGGGAGGACGTTACCATGAATTTGGTTTTCAGAATTTTGCCTTCCACTCCTTCATCATTCAAGCAATCCATGATTTTTTCAAAACCCAGCTTTTCCCCGTCAGTAGCGTCAAACTTGTCAAGGATGGCATTCAATATTTCCTTGTTTCCAAAGGAGATGCCAGCAAAGGCTTCAAAGAAAGGAACGCATGCTTCCGCTgcaaacacagacagaagaacaTCATTAAAGGAGCCCCAGACTGGCGGTAGAGGAGCATCATGGTTTCTTTGATCTTCTACAAATGTCCTACCTGATCTTCCACACAGTCCTGCCCTCCCAAAGGCTGCTGCCTCCCAGATACAGCACACAGTTTccgtagacacacacacagcagaaaggGCATGTATGAGTGTCCTTGCCTGCTCAGTAATCCCACACATGACCCAGTTTCAGCTGTACATGCAACTAAGGGTCCATCATCACCACCTCACCCCCGTCTCCCTATCCAGCCCATCCCAACTGTCACAATCCTGAAGAGAATACTTCAAGGGTCTTCTGCAG
This genomic window from Chionomys nivalis chromosome 2, mChiNiv1.1, whole genome shotgun sequence contains:
- the LOC130869145 gene encoding androgen-binding protein homolog, with amino-acid sequence MKGTLLLLALLVTGELRFQTTEACVPFFEAFAGISFGNKEILNAILDKFDATDGEKLGFEKIMDCLNDEGVEGKILKTKFMDAIIFSSECREYYIQDISDKFQGILSKFNLVGK